The DNA sequence CTGGCACATGGGGATCGTGCTCTTCTGGATCCACGACGCCTCGCCGGGGCGGGCGCGCACCTGGAGGCTCATGGAGCGCACGGTGGAGCTGGTCGCCCGGCTGGTGAGGCTGGCCGGCAACCTGCTGCTGGCTCCGCTGCGCAAGACGACGCTGCGCCTGCTGCGCGAGCTGCGCGACGACGGGACAGGGCCGGCCGCTCCCACGACGATACCTGCGGATGTGCCACCCGCGTGAGGGATGCGCGCGCAGCCCGGCCCGGAGCGCAGCGGAGGGACACGCCCAGAACCGCAGTTGATTCTTCCAAGCTGACCGGGAGGAATTTGTGACCACGCGAGCCCTGCAGCGCTATTTCGGCTTCCGTGAGCGCGTCGATCGGCGGATGTACCTGACCACGGGCGCGTCGCTGATGCTGGCGAAGTACGCGGTGGACGCCGGGGTGGTCTGGCTGGTGACGCGGCAGGTGTGGACGCCGCTGGACTACCTGAGCCCGCTGATGAGCCTGCGCTCCGAGAAGGTGGCGGCGTTCCCCGCCTGGCTGGCGGTGGCGCTGGTGGCGTGGTCGCTCCCCTTCGTGTGGATCGGGGTGAGCATGACGCTCAGGCGCGCGGTGGACGCGGGGCACTCGCCGTGGCTGGCGCTGCTCTTCTTCGCGCCGGTGGCCAACTACGCGCTGATGCTGTGGCTGGCGGCGGCGCCCGGCCGCCCCGGCGTCGTGTGGGCGATGCACCCCGCTCCCGACACCGTGGCGGACCGCTTCCGGAGCGCGCTGCTGGCCGTCGCGGTCAGCATCGGGGTGGGCGTGGCCGCGGTGGCGCTGAACGCGCTGGCGCTGGAGAGCTACGGGCTCTCGCTCTTCCTGGCCACGCCGTTCGTGCTGGGGCTGCTCTCGGCCTACATCCACAACCACGGCCACCCGCGCACGCGCCGGGAGACCCGGAGCGTGGTGCTGCTGAGCCTATTCCTGGTGGGCGGCTCGCTCATCCTCTTCGCGCTGGAGGGGGCGGTGTGCCTGGTGATGGCGTTCCCCATCTGCGCGGTGGTGGGGCTGCTGGGCGGCGCGGTGGGGCGGGCGGTGGCCGTCCACGGCCGGGTGCGTCCGGCGAGCACGGCGTACAGCCTCCTGCTCCTCCCCATGGCGGCGGTGGGCGACCGGGCGGCGCCGCCCCCGCCGGTCTACGAGGCGGTGACCAGCATCGTGGTGGAGGCGCCGCCGGAGCGGGTGTGGGAGAACGTGATCCGCTTCCGCGAGATCGAGGCGCGCCCCGGGCTCCCCTTCCGGCTGGGGGTGGCGTACCCGGTCCGCGCGCGGATCGTGGGCTCGGGGGTGGGCGCGGTGCGGCACTGCGAGTTCTCGACGGGCGCCTTCGTGGAGCCGATCACGGCGTGGGAGGCGCCCCGCCGCCTGGCGTTCGACGTGACCGAGCAGCCGCCCGCGCTGGAGGAGTGGAGCCCGTACCGCACGGTCTACGCGCCGCACGTGCGGGGCTTCTTCCGCTCGGTGCGGGGCGAGTTCCGGCTGGTGGAGCTCCCCGGGGGGCGGACGCGGCTGGAGGGGAGCACCTGGTACACGCTCGACATCCACCCGCAGGCGTACTGGCGGCCGATCGCGGAGTGGCTCCTGCACCGCATCCACGCCCGCGTGCTGCAGCAGGTGGAGCGCGAGTCGGAGGCTGCCGTCAACGGCTGAACGGCCTTGCCTCACGCAGAGGAAGCAGAGGTAGCAGAGGAGAACCACAGAAAGCGGTGAGCTCTCTGCTTCCTCTGCTGACTCTGCGTGAGAAATGCGGTTGTCTTTTCGTGGGATGCTCAGCCTTCGCCGTCGCGCGCGATCTCCCGCAGCCGAGCGGGGTCGGCCACTTCCCAGCGGCCCCGGCCGGCGGAGCGGAGGATGCCCGCGGCGCGGAGGGCGCGCAGCTCCTTGACCACCACCTCGCGGACGGTGCCCAGCTCTTCGGCGACTTCGGCCTGGGTGGCGCCGAGGGTGAAGGCGCCCTCCGCTTCCGCGCGGTGCACGATCCAGCCGGCCAGCCGCGCGCGCACGCTCTTACCGCGCACGGCGCCCAGGCGCGCGATGAGCGTGCGGACGCGGCGGGCGAGCCCCTGCAGCAGCGCGAACGCGAGCGACGGGTCCGCGGCGATGGCGGCCTCGATCGTCGCGCGGTCCAGCACCAGGCAGAGCGTCGGCTCGGCGGCGACGGCCGTGGCCGGGTAGGCGCCGCCCTCGAAGAGCGGCAGCTCGCCGAGCGTGGCGCCCGCTCCCTCCGCGTGGATCACGTGCTGCCGTCCGCCGGGCGCGCGCACCACGCGCACGCGGCCGGCGAGCACCACGAACAGCCCGCGCGCCGGCGTCCCCTCGGCCCACAGCAGCTCCCCCGCCGCGAAGCGCCGCGCCACGCCGCGCGCGGCCAGCTCGCGGCGGGCGGCGGCGTTCAGGTCGCGGAAGATCCGCGCGCGGTCCAGCAGCGTCTCGTCGATCACGGGGATGGAACCCAGGTTCCTTCGCGACGGGGCCCCGCAGTCTACATTCGGGATCGCGCGGGACGAAAGGCCCGGCGCATGCGAACCTGAACGAAGACTTCGATCCGGAGAGATCTCGATGCGGACGACACTGACGCTGGCCGCCGCGCTCCTGCTGGCCGCCGCCCCCGCCGCCGCGCAGGAGCACGGGGGGCACACGGGCGGGTGCGGCGGGATGCAGGGGGAGGGCGGGAGCATGAGCCACGCGGATCACGCGGCCCACGCCGGGCACGCGGCGCACGCGCAGGGCGGCCACCAGCACGCGGGCGGGGCGGCGGACAGCGCCTTCGCCGGGGTGCAGGCGCGGGGGAAGATCGTGATGGGCGTGGACCAGTACACGTCGACGCACTGCTTCGACGCGCTGCCGGACGGCGGCCGCATCGAGCTGCAGCGCGACGCGGACGATCCGGAAGGGGTCGCGACGATCCGCCGGCACCTCCGGGAGATCGCCGGCGCTTTCTCGCGGGGCGACTTCAGCGCGCCGGCGGCGGTGCACATGCGCGAGGTCCCCGGCGCGGCGTCGATGGCGGCCAGGCGCGGCGTCATCACCTACACCTACCGCGACCTCCCGCGCGGCGGCGAGGTCCGCATCCGCACCGCCGACCCCGAGGCGCTCCGGGCCGTCCACGAGTTCCTGGCCTTCCAGCGCGGCGACCACCGCGCGGGCGGGCGGGAGCACTGACGCGGGGCGGAAGCGAAGGCTAGCGCCCTGCCTTCTGGACGCGCTGTGACTCGTAGGGGCGAGCATGCGAGTCCGAGCACAGGCGGCCCCTGCGCAAGAGGCCGCCTGCCGCGCGTGAGCCGGCATCCGCCGGTCGAGGCATGCCTCGCCCCTACGGATCACCCACCATCCGCTCAGATCATCCCGGCGACGTGGGGGAAGCGGTGGCGGACGGCGTCGGCCTCGAGCGGGTGGTCGGCGAGGAGCGCGAAGTCGGCGAAGTCGAACCCGGGGCCCACCGCGCAGGAGACGAGCGTGTAATCTCCCGTGGTCCGCGCCGCCTGCCACTGGCCGGCGGGCACCACGCGCACCCCCTCGCACTCCTCGCCCGGCGCGCCCAGCATCTCCCGGATGCAGTCCTCCCCGTCGGCGTCGACGCGGAACAGCTCCAGAGGGTCGCCTTCGATCCAGCACCACGCCTCGTCCGAGGCCACCCGGTGCCAGCGGCTGTGCCCGCCTCCGGCGAGCAGGAAGTAGATCACCGTGAGCGCCGAGCGCGCCGGCCGCCCGTCGTCGGGCCGCACGCCCAGCGCGGAGCGGAACACCTCGCGGTAGAACCCGCCCTCGGGGTGCGGCTGGAGCGCGAGCTCGCGGATCAGGCTGGCGGCGCGGGGGTGCATAAGGGTACGAAGTGCGAAGTGCGAAGTGCGAATTTAGGCGAGGCGAGGTGTCCGGGTGGAGGTGCAGTCTCGTACCCCGTACTTCGTACCCCGTACCTCGTACTTCCGTACTCACGTACTTCCGTACTCGACCGGCAGCCGCAGCGTGAACCGGCTCCCCTCGCCGACGGCGCTCTCCGCGGTGACGTCGCCGCCCATGAGGCGCGCGAGGCGGCGCGCGACGCTCAGGCCCAGCCCCGCGCCGCCGTGCGAGCGCATCAGCCCCTGGTCGGCCTGCCAGAAGGGCTCGAAGATGCGCTCCATCTGCCCGGGGGCGATGCCGATCCCCGTGTCGCTCACCACGAACACGGCCTCGCCGCCCTCGCGGCGGACCTGGAGGAGCGCGCGGCCGCGCTCGGTGAACTTCACCGCGTTGCCCAGCAGGTTGCCCAGGACCTGCCGCACCTTGCGGGCGTCGGCCACCATCGCGAAGTCGGGCTCGGGGCCCTCCACCCGGAAGGCGATCCCCCGCTCCAGCGCCAGCGGCTCCACCAGCGCGGCCGCCTCCTGCACGACGGCCGCCGCGCTCACGCGGGCCGCGCGCACCTCCTCCTGCCCCGCCTCCAGCCGCGCGAAGGTCAGGATCTCCTCGATCAGCTCCAGCAGGTGGCGGGCGGCGCTCTTCACCCGCTCCATCTGCGGGCGCATCGCGTCGGGGAGCGGCGCCGGCACGCCGTACAGGAAGAGGTCGGTGTAGCCGATGATGGCGTTCAGCGGCGTGCGCAGCTCGTGGCTCATCACCGCCAGGAAGTCGGCCTTGGCGCGGTTGGCCTCCACCGCCCGCTCGTACAGCCGCGCGTTGTCAATGGCGAACGCCGCCCGCCGCGCCAGCTCCTCGGCCCGCACCAGCTCGGCCTCGTCGTAGCGCCGAGCCGAGCCGGCCGCCGAGAAGGTGATGGCCTCCAGGATGCGCCCCCGCGCCACCAGCGGCACCACCATGTACGCCGTGGGCGCCAGCCGCCGGATCGCGGCGCGGTGCTCCGGGTCGCCCAGCACCGGGTCCAGCGCGCCCGGGGCGAGGTCGTTGGCCACCTTCGGCACCCCCGTGCGCAGCACCCCGGCCGCCGGGTGCCCCGAGCCGCGCGAGAGGTCGGGAGGATGGCGGCGCAGCACCGCCATCAGCGGCTCCGCGGCGGGGTCGGCGTGCACGGCGTCCACCCGGTGCACTCCCCCGTCGTCGTCCAGCAGGTCCACGATCACGAAGTCGCCCACGGCCGGCACCGACAGGCGGCACACCTGGCGCAGCGTCTCCTCGTACTCGAGCGACGAGGCCAGCACGGTGCCCGCCTCGGCCAGGAAGCGCTGCCGCTCTTCGGCCTCGCGGCGCTCGGTGATGTCGATGCAGCTGCCGATGAAGCCCGCGAACGAGCCGTCGGGCGCGAAGCGCGGCGCCCCGTGGTCCAGCACCCAGCGGTACTCGCCGTCCCGGCGGCGCAGGCGGTACTCCACCTGGAACGCGCGCCGCGCCTCGATGCCGGAACGGTAGAGGGCCAGGCAGCGCGGGCGGTCGTCCGGGTGCACCCCCTCGATCCACCCGTCGCCCAGCTCCTGCTCCAGGGCGCGGCCTGTGAACTCCAGCCAGGGGCGGTTGAAGTAGTCGCAGCGCCCGTCGGGCCCGGCGGTCCAGATCAGCACCGGGGCGCTGTCGGCCATGGCGCGGAAGCGGGCCTCGCTCTCGCGCAGCGCGGCCTCCGCCTCGCGATCGGCCGTCACGTCGTCGAACGAGACCACCACGCCGGTGAGCGCCCCCTCGGAACCCCGGAGCGGGGCGGCGCCCACGCGCAGGAACGAGCGGCGAGCGTCGGCGCGCATCTCCACCTCCTGTGCCGCCACGGGCCGGCCGGTGCTGAGCACCCGCGCCACCGGGGCCTGGTCGGAGGGAAGCGGCGCGCCGTCGGGCCCCGCGGGGTGGAAGCGCGGGTCGTCGAAGCGCACCCCGTGCAGCTCGCGCGGCCGCTCGGCGCCCAGGATGCGCGCGGCGGCCGCGTTGGCGTAGGTGATGCGCCCCTCCGGGTCCACCAGCGCCACCCCCTCCACCATCGTCTCCAGGACGCTCGCCAGCCTGAGCCGCGACGCGTCGGCCTCGGCGCCGGCGGCGCGCAGCTGCCGGTTGGCCGCCTCCAGCTCCAGCCGGAGCGCGGTGGCCTCCTCGATCTGCTGCTCCAGCTCCTCGTTGAGCGCCTGGGCCTCTTCGCTCTGCGTCTCCAGCTCCACCGTCTGCTCCTGGAGCTGCATCGCCAGCCGCGCGTTCTCCTCCGCCTGCCGCTCCGCGCTTTGCCACGCCCGGCGCATGCGGTCGCAGAGGAGGGAGACGATCCCGCCCAGCACCGCCAGGGCGGCCAGCTTTCCCACATCGCCTGCGTCGTGGATGGCGAAGCGGTGGCGCGGCTCCAGGAGGAAGGGGATGGCCAGCGCCGAGAGGAGCGTGGCCAGCAGCCCCGGGCCCAGCCCGCCCAGCCAGGCGGACACCACCACGCCGGCCAGGAAGAGGAAGAAGAAGTTGGTCTCGAAGACGCCGGGGAGCACCAGCGCCACTCCCAGGGCGGCCGCGGGTGCGAGGACCGCCGCGACCCAGGCGAGCGCGGGAGTGCGGGGGAGGTCCGCGAGGCGGTGCGGGCCGGCGGAAGGAGGGCCGGCAGAGGGGGTTGCGTCCGAGGCCGCGGGCGCGTCGGTCATTTTCCGTCGGTGCGCTGATCCGTCGGTGGGAGAGGGCAGGAGCCCGTTGGGAAGGGCGGAACGTCCTGCAAGATCCGGGCGTGCCCCGCGGCGGAGTCGGGGACGGGGCGCCCGTGCGGAAGCTGGCCCCTCCCCTGGAAACGGACTACCTTTGCCCCGGGACGCTCGCGTCCGCTTCCCTCCCGGAGGTCTTCATGCCCACGTCCCGGTCCCTGCTCCGCGCCGCAATCCCGGCGGCGCTCGCGCTTCTAGCCGCGCTGCCCGCCCGCGCGGCGGCCCAGCGGACCGCCTCGCCGCAGACGCAGGCCGCGCTCGACTCGGCCCGCGCGCGGCTGGAGTCGCTGCGCGCCGCGGTGGCCGCGCTCGACAGCCTGCTGCGGCCGGTGCCCGGCCTGGACTCCCGCCAGGGCCCGCGCGACGCCCGGCACATGCGCTGGCTCGCGGACGTGCGCCGCCGCCTGGGCGAGCACGCGGCCGCCCTGGCCGCCCTGGTGGAGCCGCCGGCCGGCCGCGCCCCGGACACCGCGCCGGACCCGCGGGAGACGGCGCGCCGGGTCGCGGAGCTCAGCCGCGAGTTCCTGGCGCTCCAGGAGGCGATCCAGCAGGAGAGCCGCCGCTTCCAGACGCTCTCCGACGCCTCGCGCGCCCGCCACGAGAACGCCATGATCGCGGTCCGGAACGCGCGGGGCTGAGCGGCGGGTCCGGCAAGGCGAAGTGCAAGGGCCCCCGCAAACCGCTCGTTCGGACGCGTCCTCCGCGCCTGGCGCGAATGCCGGGGCGCGCGAGTGTCCCGGCGGCGAGTGCCTGAAGACACCCGCCGGGACAACGGAAAGCCTCGCAGACCCCGCGAGGCTTCAACCGCATCCCCTTCCGCATCCGTTTCGCCGCGCGCCTTCCAGGTGTCTCCTTCTCCCGTGGCTCCGAGAGGGCAACCCGTGAGTCTCACCCCGTCCAGTGCATCTCGAGCTGCGCAGACTCCTCCGCCCACCCGGCGGCGAGGAGGGCGCGGTGCACGGGGCTTCCCTCCGGCTCGTTGACGATCACCGCCGGCCGGCCCGGGTGCGCGGCGCCCAGCGAGGCGAGCAGGCGCGCCGCGGCGGCCTCGTCCAGGGCGGCGGCGTCCATGATCCACAGCGGGTCACTTTCGGCCGCCGCCGCCAGATAGCCCGCCGGCCGCTCCTCCGGGCCCGTTACGACGACGTGCGGCGGGGCGTTCATCCCCGCCGCGCAGGCGAGCCAGGGCGGCTCGCGGTTCCAGCTCGCCGGCCACTCGCCGTGCAGCCGCGCGTGGTGCTCCAGCGCCGCGGCCAGCGGGACGGCCGGGAGCGCCTCGCCCGCCACCGGCGTGGCGCCCCGCAGGAGCGGCAGGCGGCGGGTGGCGCGGAAGCCCACGCGCTCGTAGACGCGCGCCGCCCAGTTCTGCACGAAGACCTCGAGCTGGACGTGGCGCAGCCCCCACGCGCGGAAGTGGCGGACGTGCTCCTCCATCAGCGGGTACGACAGCCCGCGCCCGCGGAACTCCGGCGCGATCCCCACCCCGGCGATCCACCCGCGGTGGCCGCGCTGCGCCAGGTACGAGAACCCCGCCGGCCGCCCCTCCACCGTCATCACCACCGAGCGCTCCAGGTCAGCCGGCGCACACTCGAAGTGCCGCGCGAACCGCTCGGCCGTGGCTTCGGCCGGCACGAAGTAGCCCGTGTACCCCGCGTTCCACAGCGCCAGCAGCTCGTTCGCGCCGTACTCGCTCGCTCTCCTGAATTCCACCGCTTGCTCTCCTCGCGCATGAGAGGAAGGAGCTGACGATACCCCTTCCCGCCTACGGTGACGGATCATAGGGGTCTCACACGGAGTTAACGGAGTCAACGGAGAACAGCAATGAAGTTCCTCCGTCAACTCCGTTGACTCCGTGTCACCGCCGAACCCGTTTCAGCAATCGCTCCGCAACCCGCTAAGCAGCGCTCTGGCCGCAACTTGCGCCACCCGGAACAATCCGGCACCCAGCCGGGCTGGGATAGGTATGGGATAGGTTCATGCGGCTTTCTTTTGGCCTCGCTCGGCCTCGGTGAGAAAGGCCCGCATGCTGCGGCGCGCCTCTGCCGCCCGCGCCCCTGCGAGTGCCGGAGGCCGCACGGGGGCCCCGGGTGGCGGAGCGGATGCAGCCGCTTCCTGCTGGTGGTGGCGCCGGGAACCGGGAGGCTGCTCGGCGCGGTGGACCGCGAGCGCTGGACGCGCGCCCCTGCTACCGCCGCCTGCAGAGCCGGTGTACGGCTGGTGTAGCACTTGGGCGCGGACATGCACTTCTGCTTCCCCGACGAGCACACGTCGGAGGTGCTCGAGACGGAGGCGGAGCGTTCATCGGTTCTTTGCAGCGTCTACCATGCTCGTTCGATTCAGATCAAACCACGGCGTTTCCGTCACCAGGCGGAGATATTCGTCGGCTACGGCGGGGGCGGCGGAACGGCTGACGCGTCATTGCCAGATGTGGCTCGCGCGGAAGGTGGAGCGGCTGGAACAGGGGGATTTGATGCGCGAACGCCGATGGTCGCGATGGGTTGTGTTGCTCGCGGTGCTCGCTGCAGGGTGTGTCGCGGCGCGCCGTCCCGTGGCGACCGAGGCTGAGTTCCGCCGGTGGAGCAGTGAGGCCCCCGCCAGGGCTGAAGCCTTTGCTCGTTTCGAGGCAATGCTGAGCGCGCTTGGCGTGGGAGGCGTCGTTCCTGCGTACGATCTGTGGATCGCCGACCGTTTGAAACCGAAGTGCCTCGTCGAGCCCTTTGTCGCTCCACCCGACAAGGACTGGCCGAACATTATCCCGGTGCTGCGCTTCATCCGCGATCACGTCGAGCCGGCGATTGGTGATGTGCGGGTCGTCTCGGCCTATCGCGATCCGGCGTTCAATGCCTGCGTGGGCGGGGCGCCGGCCAGTGCACACAAGGAATTCTATGCCATCGATCTGCTTCCCGTAGACCGCGCGGTCACGCGTGATCGTTTGATTTCCACATTGTGCGCCATTCACCAGCGAGAAGGCGCACGCGCTGGGATTGGCCTTGGAATCTATGGCGGCCGGCGTTTTCATATCGACGCGCGCAGCTATCGCGGTTGGGGCGCCGATCATCGCGGTGCTTCATTTCCCTGTCGGGCCAACGACGTCCCGGCTCCATCCAGAGGTCCCGAGATCGGGAAAATCACCCGATATCATAAGTAGCGGCGCGATTCATCGCGCCCGGCCGATCTCGTGGATGCGCCGCGGTGTGGGATGTTCCGACGGGCGCGAAGGGGCTTTGTCCCCGCCGCCCCCGCGCACCGGTGGTCCGAGACGCGAATCGCGGCCTTGATGGGATAGGTCCTAGGATAGGTTTGCCGCGAAAACGCGGCATTTCAGCGCGGAAAGTCCGGTAGGCCTTCCGGAACATCAAGGATTTACAAGCGTTTTCGGCACCCGCGCCGATTTCCCCGTTTCCTCCGTGTGAGGCATTCCGTTACGGATCTCGATTCCGAACGATCCTCCGCAAAATGGGATCAGCGGCGCAGCACGTACTCCGCCCCCGCCCAGGCCCCGGCGTCGGCACGCTTGCCGAGGATGTGGAGCGGGCCGCCGACGCCGACGTTCTCCACCATCAGGCTGGTCAGGCAGCGCCCCTCGACGGCACGCGCGAGCTCTTCGCGGCGGATCGGCTTCTCGGCCGCCAGCATCATCAGCTTCCCGGGCCAGACGACGCGCCCCCGCGGCGGTCCGGCCTGCGTGCAGTGCCGGAGGCTCGCGGTGCGGAGGCGGACCTCCTCGGGCCTCACCGGCCGGGCCACGCCGCACACCGGCACGTCCTGCTCGGGGGGGATCGGCCGGACGGTGGAGCTCGCGCAGGTCGTCACGAGCGTGTGGGTGCCGGCGGGGAGGAGCCGGTTGTCGGCGTCGCCCGTGGGGTAGATCAGGTGCCAGCGCTCCTCGGGGGTGACCTCCACCAGCGCCACGTACGCCGGCCGCGCCAGCGAGACAGTGACGCGCCCGCGCGGCTCGGTGAGCGCGGCGGGCGAAAGCACCCGCGGGCGGAAGTGCTCGTCGCGGCCCGCGGTCTCGGGCCCGGCGTGCACCGTGGCGGCTTCGCCCCGGCGCAGCGGCTCCACCACCCGGCGCTCGAAGGCGGCGCGCACCGAGTCGGGGTGGAGCCTGGCGCCGAAGCTCCCCGCGCTCACCACGTAGAGGGCGCTCCCCGTGGGCGTGCTGCTCGCCTCCAGCTCCAGGAGCACCGCGTCCAGGTCGTGGCCGCCCTGCCGCGGGGTGCCGACGGGCGGCAGCGAGAGCAGGAACCGGTCGGGGCCTTCCGGACTGGCTTCGGGGGGAGTGCCCAGGTCCTCGTACGACAGCCGCAGCTCGTAGATGCGCCGGAGCAGCTCCGCGCGGGAGAAGGGGAAGTCGTAGGTGGCGTCGGGGACGAGGATCTGCGGCAGCGCCCGCGAGGTGGCCGCGAACGCGAAGAAGCACATCGCGGCCGCCGCGGGGCCCAGCAGCCGCCGCGCCGCCGGGCCGACGCGCGGCCCGGGTCGCCAGGCGCAGGCGAGCGGGAGCACGAGCAAGGCGACAAGGTCGGTGGGGTCCACCACGCGGGCGACGGGGAAGGGGCCCAGA is a window from the Longimicrobium sp. genome containing:
- a CDS encoding D-Ala-D-Ala carboxypeptidase family metallohydrolase, whose translation is MERLEQGDLMRERRWSRWVVLLAVLAAGCVAARRPVATEAEFRRWSSEAPARAEAFARFEAMLSALGVGGVVPAYDLWIADRLKPKCLVEPFVAPPDKDWPNIIPVLRFIRDHVEPAIGDVRVVSAYRDPAFNACVGGAPASAHKEFYAIDLLPVDRAVTRDRLISTLCAIHQREGARAGIGLGIYGGRRFHIDARSYRGWGADHRGASFPCRANDVPAPSRGPEIGKITRYHK
- a CDS encoding DUF805 domain-containing protein — protein: MTTRALQRYFGFRERVDRRMYLTTGASLMLAKYAVDAGVVWLVTRQVWTPLDYLSPLMSLRSEKVAAFPAWLAVALVAWSLPFVWIGVSMTLRRAVDAGHSPWLALLFFAPVANYALMLWLAAAPGRPGVVWAMHPAPDTVADRFRSALLAVAVSIGVGVAAVALNALALESYGLSLFLATPFVLGLLSAYIHNHGHPRTRRETRSVVLLSLFLVGGSLILFALEGAVCLVMAFPICAVVGLLGGAVGRAVAVHGRVRPASTAYSLLLLPMAAVGDRAAPPPPVYEAVTSIVVEAPPERVWENVIRFREIEARPGLPFRLGVAYPVRARIVGSGVGAVRHCEFSTGAFVEPITAWEAPRRLAFDVTEQPPALEEWSPYRTVYAPHVRGFFRSVRGEFRLVELPGGRTRLEGSTWYTLDIHPQAYWRPIAEWLLHRIHARVLQQVERESEAAVNG
- a CDS encoding cupin domain-containing protein yields the protein MHPRAASLIRELALQPHPEGGFYREVFRSALGVRPDDGRPARSALTVIYFLLAGGGHSRWHRVASDEAWCWIEGDPLELFRVDADGEDCIREMLGAPGEECEGVRVVPAGQWQAARTTGDYTLVSCAVGPGFDFADFALLADHPLEADAVRHRFPHVAGMI
- a CDS encoding Crp/Fnr family transcriptional regulator, which translates into the protein MIDETLLDRARIFRDLNAAARRELAARGVARRFAAGELLWAEGTPARGLFVVLAGRVRVVRAPGGRQHVIHAEGAGATLGELPLFEGGAYPATAVAAEPTLCLVLDRATIEAAIAADPSLAFALLQGLARRVRTLIARLGAVRGKSVRARLAGWIVHRAEAEGAFTLGATQAEVAEELGTVREVVVKELRALRAAGILRSAGRGRWEVADPARLREIARDGEG
- a CDS encoding PAS domain S-box protein, encoding MTDAPAASDATPSAGPPSAGPHRLADLPRTPALAWVAAVLAPAAALGVALVLPGVFETNFFFLFLAGVVVSAWLGGLGPGLLATLLSALAIPFLLEPRHRFAIHDAGDVGKLAALAVLGGIVSLLCDRMRRAWQSAERQAEENARLAMQLQEQTVELETQSEEAQALNEELEQQIEEATALRLELEAANRQLRAAGAEADASRLRLASVLETMVEGVALVDPEGRITYANAAAARILGAERPRELHGVRFDDPRFHPAGPDGAPLPSDQAPVARVLSTGRPVAAQEVEMRADARRSFLRVGAAPLRGSEGALTGVVVSFDDVTADREAEAALRESEARFRAMADSAPVLIWTAGPDGRCDYFNRPWLEFTGRALEQELGDGWIEGVHPDDRPRCLALYRSGIEARRAFQVEYRLRRRDGEYRWVLDHGAPRFAPDGSFAGFIGSCIDITERREAEERQRFLAEAGTVLASSLEYEETLRQVCRLSVPAVGDFVIVDLLDDDGGVHRVDAVHADPAAEPLMAVLRRHPPDLSRGSGHPAAGVLRTGVPKVANDLAPGALDPVLGDPEHRAAIRRLAPTAYMVVPLVARGRILEAITFSAAGSARRYDEAELVRAEELARRAAFAIDNARLYERAVEANRAKADFLAVMSHELRTPLNAIIGYTDLFLYGVPAPLPDAMRPQMERVKSAARHLLELIEEILTFARLEAGQEEVRAARVSAAAVVQEAAALVEPLALERGIAFRVEGPEPDFAMVADARKVRQVLGNLLGNAVKFTERGRALLQVRREGGEAVFVVSDTGIGIAPGQMERIFEPFWQADQGLMRSHGGAGLGLSVARRLARLMGGDVTAESAVGEGSRFTLRLPVEYGST
- a CDS encoding GNAT family N-acetyltransferase, producing the protein MEFRRASEYGANELLALWNAGYTGYFVPAEATAERFARHFECAPADLERSVVMTVEGRPAGFSYLAQRGHRGWIAGVGIAPEFRGRGLSYPLMEEHVRHFRAWGLRHVQLEVFVQNWAARVYERVGFRATRRLPLLRGATPVAGEALPAVPLAAALEHHARLHGEWPASWNREPPWLACAAGMNAPPHVVVTGPEERPAGYLAAAAESDPLWIMDAAALDEAAAARLLASLGAAHPGRPAVIVNEPEGSPVHRALLAAGWAEESAQLEMHWTG